AGGCGATGAAATAAATAAAGGAAAGAAATCTAAAAAATAGCCATAAAGCTAAGGGATTATCAATATTTTTAAACTGAATGTGTAGAATAGAAATTTTCAATCTTTAGGCCAATAATCACTGACTGTAATTGCTTCAAGAACATCTTCAGCAGTTTTCCATATGTTAGGGTGGAAATCCCGCCAGATCAATTTGCCTTCTTGAATTAAAAAAGAAACGCGTCTAGGTATGCCCAGAAAAAGGGGTATTGAAAAAGCTCTGCAGGCTTCCCCGTTGAGATCACTTAGCAAAGGAAAATTAAGATTATAGCTTTGGGAAAATTTTTTTTGCGTGCAAGGCTTATCCCTACTTATACCATAGACCTTTATATTTTTCTTCTGAAGATCTGTTAAGCGATTCCTAAGATGGCATGCTTGTATAGTACAAGCAGGAGTATTAGCTTTGGGGAAAAAATAGAGTAATGTTAATCCCCCTTTGCAAATTTCTCGAAGAGAAAGGGGATTGCCATCGACATCAAAAACTTTGGCTTCTGGTATGTCAGAGCCGATTTCAAGCCCGTTTTTTTTATTTTTGTTCATCATTGGGAAGAATAAGCTCATAGAACACTATTTTTTTTTATGTATAATTATCATGTTCAACAATTTTTTTTTGTTAAATTAAACAACAACAATTAGGAAAAGATCAGGAGCGATTTTGATGGAATTATGGCTTGAACAGTTGCACAACCTTTTTGCTGGTAAATTTTCGTTCCAAAAAGAAATTCTTGAAAAATATGCGAAGGATGCATGGCTCTATGCTCGTATTCCAGATGGGGTCTTTTTCCCGGAGTCTAAAGAAGATGTTATAGCCTTGATGCAATTTGCTCACTCAAAAGGTATATATGTCACAGCGAGGGGTGGAGGAAGAGGTTATGTGGGAGGAGCTGTTCCTGCAAAAGGGGGAGTTGTGATCTCTTTTGAAAAAATGAATAGGATTAAAGAAATTCATCTTGAAGATGCTGTTGCTGTGGTTGAGCCAGGTGTTATAACCGGAATACTTCAGGAAAAAGTCAAAGAGAGAGGGCTTTTTTACCCCCCAGATCCTGCTAGTGTTATGGAATGCACGATTGGAGGAAATGTAGCTACAAATGCTGGGGGACCTCGGTGCCTGAAGTATGGGGTTACAAGGAATTATGTTTTGGGTCTTGAGGTCGTTTTGGCCGATGGATCGATTACTAAAGTTGGGGGAAGGACAATTAAAAATAAAACGGGATTTGATTTGACTGGGCTTTTTGTGGGTTCTGAAGGATTGCTTGGCCTTGTTACAGAAATTACATTGCGACTGATAGCTAAGCCTCCGTTTAGAGCTGGGCTTTCAGCTTATTTTGAGCAAATGGAGGAGGCGATTTCATGCATAAACCATGTATTGTCTTCTGGGATTATGCCCTCGGCCTTGGAAATTGCTGATCGATTTACCCTTAAATGCGCCCGAGAGTTTACAAAGGAACAAATTCCTCTCTATGACGCCCATATCTTGTTAGAGGTGGATGGGAGCGAAGCAGCAGTCAATGCGGACATCGGGTTTTTTGAAAATCTGTTGAAGAATTTTTCTCCAAAGAGGTTATCTAAAGCATTTGGTGAAGAGGAATGTGAAAAGTTATGGCAAACGCGCCGTCTTTTTTCCATGTCTCTTAAAGCAAGTGGATTAACAAAACTCAACGAAGATGTCACAGTCCCTCGCAGTCGACTTATCGATTTGATCAACTTAGGGAAAGATCTTCAAAAAGAATTTAATTTAACGGTTGCTTGTTTTGGTCATGCTGGAGATGGGAATATTCATGTCAACCTGATGGTTGATTGGTTGCAAGAAGAGAAACGCAAGCAGGCCGAAGAAGCTTTAAATATTCTTTTCGATTCTGTATTGTCATGGAATGGTGCGATAACTGGAGAGCATGGCATAGGGATCGCCAAGTTGCCTTGGTGGCAAAAAGCGGTAAGTCAGCAATCAAGATTGCTCCATGAAAAAATTAAAAGGAGTTTGGATCCAAAAGGAATTTTAAATCCTGGAAAATTTGTTTAATTTTGTATAGCTTATAACTTTTAAATGCTTTATTTTTAAATTTTTACTATGTTTTTACAGGATAAAGCTGAGTAAAAATATGAATTTTGAAGACAACTTTTTATATGCTTTAGAAAATACACAAATTATTTTACCGCCTCGGCGTGTTGTTTCTACTTTTGGGACGACTCTTCTCAATTATCACCTTGTTACTGAAGATCTCGACAGGGTGGAAGTCTGTTTTGTGAGGGAAGGAAAACTGGAGGCCGAGAGACCCCGGATTATTACTTCACGGCAGTTTGCCAAGCTTTCATTGGAGGGTTTTGGTAAAGAAGCTCAAGAGTATGCCGAGTGGTTGCTAAAGAATGCTCAACAAGGGAATGTTTCTTTCTTGCGCTACGGATTTTTATTCAAGAAAGATGACATTCGTTTCAATGAAGTTAAAGGTTCTCCTGAAGAGGTGTGTGAAAGACTTAAAGAAGAGCTGCTTAAAGAAGGAGATCCTTTATCACTTCTTTTGAAAGGGGAAGAAGAACTTTGGGAAGTCTCCCTACTTAAGTTTCTGATCGATTGGGTGCGAATGTCTGTTGGGAAAAATATTTATGATTTTCGCCAAGAGGGTTTTATTTGATACATCCTTGGGCTACAAGCTCCACGGGTTGGGGGGCTGGCTGAGGATCGTACTGGCCCCGTACACGAGCCAGACTGGTCCGGTGCCGGAATGCGGACATGTAAACCAAGCGAATCGGCCGAGGCAAACGACATTCCGGTGCGAGAGGTGCGGGTATGAGGGTCATGCCAATACAGTGGGAGCGATGAACATATGAAGGGCTGGACTGGCCCGGATCGCCTGTTCTCCAGTGTAGCGCTGGGGAGTCGGTTGTTCGACCGATCCAAGGGGTGCAACTAGGTCTCTAGTGGCAGGAAGGAATCCTCCGCCTTCAGGCGGGGGAGGAGGTCAATCATTGACCACTTTTGGAACGTTCTATAATGAGAGTGACTCGGCCTACATTTGGAAAAGGAAATTTTGAAATTTTTATTTTTAGCCCTAAAATCAGGGGATTAGTTAACAGCTCTTCCGCAATCTCTTCAGCTAAAGATTCAAT
The DNA window shown above is from Methylacidiphilum caldifontis and carries:
- a CDS encoding zinc ribbon domain-containing protein gives rise to the protein MIFAKRVLFDTSLGYKLHGLGGWLRIVLAPYTSQTGPVPECGHVNQANRPRQTTFRCERCGYEGHANTVGAMNI
- a CDS encoding peroxiredoxin: MMNKNKKNGLEIGSDIPEAKVFDVDGNPLSLREICKGGLTLLYFFPKANTPACTIQACHLRNRLTDLQKKNIKVYGISRDKPCTQKKFSQSYNLNFPLLSDLNGEACRAFSIPLFLGIPRRVSFLIQEGKLIWRDFHPNIWKTAEDVLEAITVSDYWPKD
- a CDS encoding FAD-binding oxidoreductase, whose amino-acid sequence is MELWLEQLHNLFAGKFSFQKEILEKYAKDAWLYARIPDGVFFPESKEDVIALMQFAHSKGIYVTARGGGRGYVGGAVPAKGGVVISFEKMNRIKEIHLEDAVAVVEPGVITGILQEKVKERGLFYPPDPASVMECTIGGNVATNAGGPRCLKYGVTRNYVLGLEVVLADGSITKVGGRTIKNKTGFDLTGLFVGSEGLLGLVTEITLRLIAKPPFRAGLSAYFEQMEEAISCINHVLSSGIMPSALEIADRFTLKCAREFTKEQIPLYDAHILLEVDGSEAAVNADIGFFENLLKNFSPKRLSKAFGEEECEKLWQTRRLFSMSLKASGLTKLNEDVTVPRSRLIDLINLGKDLQKEFNLTVACFGHAGDGNIHVNLMVDWLQEEKRKQAEEALNILFDSVLSWNGAITGEHGIGIAKLPWWQKAVSQQSRLLHEKIKRSLDPKGILNPGKFV